A stretch of the Mesorhizobium sp. Pch-S genome encodes the following:
- a CDS encoding leucyl aminopeptidase, with amino-acid sequence MPQSPVPVFETTDKLPKDASVIVILQTAGNGLGSGAAALDAEMGGIISRACSAPYALTESGACVDLVPPQGVSARRVIVLALGRADAVSALSLTRAGGALAAHLEGKGESEAALVFDAVAGVSLSEAEVLSRVALGIRLRRYRFDMRNKRPKAGVDQVWRVRLVTSGPAELQAGLTRTLAVADGVEYARTLVNLPPNHLHPESFADYLEPLRLAGIEVEVLDAAELKKLGMNALLAVGAGSVRAPKVAVLQYRGSNANAQPLAFVGKGVCFDSGGLCIKGGAQMFDMKADMAGAAAVCGLMLALARQGSPVHAVGVLGIAENLPSGTALKPREIITTASGQTVEVFDTDAEGRLLLADCLYYTATRFKPAAMVDLATLTYSVMRGLGSIFAGLFSTDDAIASRMIAAGETVGERFWRLPLDRAYDEGLQSPFADLRHHAKDMEDGDAPYAAAFLRHFTEDCAWVHLDIAGKELAEEDGPLGRQGGTAFGVRMLEEWVHAGEA; translated from the coding sequence ATGCCGCAGTCGCCAGTGCCGGTCTTTGAAACGACGGACAAGCTTCCCAAGGACGCGTCCGTCATCGTCATCCTGCAGACCGCCGGGAACGGCCTGGGATCTGGCGCAGCCGCACTGGATGCCGAAATGGGCGGGATCATTTCCCGGGCCTGTTCAGCTCCGTATGCCTTGACCGAAAGCGGGGCCTGCGTCGATCTCGTCCCGCCTCAAGGCGTGAGCGCTCGGCGTGTGATCGTGCTGGCGCTTGGCAGGGCGGATGCGGTGAGTGCGTTGTCACTGACCCGCGCCGGCGGCGCGCTCGCTGCTCATCTGGAAGGCAAAGGCGAGAGCGAAGCCGCGCTGGTTTTCGATGCCGTCGCCGGCGTCTCCCTGAGCGAGGCCGAAGTGCTGTCGCGTGTGGCGCTCGGCATCCGGCTCCGCCGCTATCGCTTCGACATGCGCAACAAGCGGCCGAAGGCCGGTGTCGATCAGGTCTGGCGCGTTCGTCTGGTCACGTCCGGACCGGCAGAGCTGCAGGCGGGTCTCACCCGCACACTCGCTGTCGCGGATGGCGTCGAATATGCGCGCACCCTCGTCAACCTGCCGCCGAACCATCTCCATCCCGAGAGTTTCGCCGATTATCTCGAACCCTTGCGCCTGGCCGGTATCGAGGTCGAGGTTCTCGATGCGGCAGAACTCAAGAAACTCGGCATGAACGCGCTTCTGGCTGTCGGGGCGGGCTCGGTTCGTGCGCCCAAGGTGGCGGTGCTGCAATATCGCGGCAGCAACGCGAATGCGCAGCCGCTCGCCTTTGTCGGCAAGGGTGTCTGCTTCGATTCCGGCGGCCTTTGCATCAAGGGCGGCGCGCAGATGTTCGACATGAAAGCCGACATGGCCGGCGCTGCAGCAGTATGTGGCCTGATGTTGGCGCTCGCCCGGCAGGGCAGCCCGGTCCACGCTGTCGGCGTGCTGGGCATTGCAGAGAACCTGCCTTCGGGCACCGCGCTCAAGCCGCGCGAGATCATCACGACCGCTTCCGGACAAACCGTCGAGGTGTTCGACACCGATGCGGAAGGACGCCTGCTTCTGGCCGACTGTCTGTATTACACGGCGACACGCTTCAAGCCCGCGGCCATGGTCGACCTGGCAACCCTGACCTACTCGGTGATGCGTGGTCTCGGCTCGATCTTCGCCGGCCTGTTCAGCACCGACGACGCCATCGCTTCGCGAATGATCGCCGCTGGTGAAACGGTTGGCGAGCGCTTCTGGCGCCTGCCGCTCGACCGCGCCTATGACGAGGGGCTGCAATCGCCTTTCGCCGATCTCAGGCATCACGCCAAGGATATGGAGGATGGCGACGCGCCTTATGCGGCGGCTTTCCTGCGCCATTTCACCGAAGACTGTGCCTGGGTGCATCTCGATATAGCCGGCAAGGAACTGGCCGAGGAAGACGGTCCACTCGGCCGTCAGGGCGGCACGGCATTCGGTGTCCGGATGCTGGAGGAATGGGTACACGCTGGCGAGGCTTGA
- a CDS encoding LysR family transcriptional regulator, with product MALPSLNGMRAFEAAARLGSIKDAAEELHLTASAVSRHIRTLEKNLGQDLFERGFRQVTLTTRGSYYARNLSEAFEAIWRATEDVTFHDGARRDKAQRLRVLCVPAVLNLWLADRLPGFRRQHPSVDLEILTSGKRTNFDLAIVDEFDYKAGPALTLLIPLLLTPVCAPALLDGPMPLRSPADLINHHLIHECETNRWKRWLEQEGVFDAMPKSSTVLDDCVLIMREAMNGGGIALADTMMAQDLLHQGKLVAPFEARHTYPAGIYLYQRRSIGSKQGAALFQSWLLEQVTDHKRVMAID from the coding sequence ATGGCCCTACCCTCACTCAATGGCATGCGCGCTTTCGAAGCTGCCGCACGCCTCGGCAGTATCAAGGATGCCGCGGAAGAACTGCATCTGACGGCATCGGCGGTCAGCCGGCATATCCGCACACTCGAGAAGAACCTCGGCCAGGATCTGTTCGAGCGCGGGTTTCGCCAGGTGACGCTGACGACGAGAGGATCCTACTACGCGCGCAATCTGTCGGAAGCCTTCGAGGCAATATGGCGCGCCACGGAAGATGTGACCTTTCATGACGGTGCGCGCCGCGACAAGGCCCAGCGTCTCCGTGTTCTGTGTGTGCCCGCCGTTTTGAACCTCTGGCTTGCCGACCGGCTGCCAGGATTTCGACGCCAGCATCCGTCGGTCGACCTTGAGATCCTGACATCAGGCAAGCGCACCAATTTCGATTTGGCCATCGTCGACGAGTTCGACTACAAGGCTGGCCCGGCGCTGACGCTGCTCATCCCTCTGCTACTGACCCCGGTCTGTGCGCCCGCGTTGCTCGACGGCCCCATGCCGTTGCGATCACCCGCCGACCTGATCAACCATCACCTGATCCACGAGTGCGAAACCAACAGGTGGAAGCGCTGGCTCGAACAGGAAGGCGTCTTCGATGCGATGCCGAAATCCAGCACCGTGCTCGACGACTGCGTGCTGATCATGCGCGAGGCGATGAACGGCGGCGGAATAGCGCTCGCCGACACGATGATGGCCCAGGACCTGCTGCATCAGGGCAAGCTCGTCGCTCCCTTCGAAGCACGTCACACCTATCCGGCAGGCATCTATCTGTATCAACGCCGCAGTATAGGCAGCAAACAGGGCGCAGCTCTGTTCCAGAGCTGGCTGCTTGAACAGGTCACCGACCATAAGAGAGTCATGGCGATCGACTAG
- a CDS encoding ABC transporter ATP-binding protein, whose product MVPKETSPSSVLNIERLSVSYRSGRSLQRAVSNVSLSVGPGEALGLVGESGSGKSSVALAALRYLPKQTQVEASALQFLGRDLRTLPAEELRRLRGDRIAAVYQHPGSALNPSLTIGRQITETIVRHRSASQQDATLQAGDLLRRVRVADPERVLRLYPHELSGGMQQRANIAIAIALDPALLILDEPTTALDASVQSEIIAILDDLRRSHQTSILLISHDIDLVKRCCERVAVMQSGVVVESGNASTLFDEPRHSYTQMLVRSIPTLAYTKRDGRLAETGSPSPNQPAEEAANPSTVGHQRETVLRCKDIRQSFGGQAVLHGVDLSIAAGETYGLIGESGSGKSTLARIVTGLQAPAAGTVELSGQAAATRVERRRPSQRRDIQMVFQSPDRTLNPRQRISTILGRSLRRLADLPRSARAQRIPQLLQSVRLASSFAGRKPGALSGGQRQRAAIARAFSGTPKLVVLDEPTSALDVSVQATVLNLLNDLQRRDDTAYLFISHDLRVVRYMADRIGVLYRGRLVEEGSSGQIFTGPNHPYTEMLLAAGNRRPGLVEHAPLASEIETRPGRGCAFAGRCPEAQPACLEAEPPGRTIAEGHTIRCWQRGS is encoded by the coding sequence GTGGTTCCGAAAGAGACATCCCCGTCATCCGTTCTGAACATCGAACGCCTCTCCGTCAGCTACCGGTCAGGCAGATCGCTGCAGCGTGCCGTCAGCAATGTCTCGCTGAGTGTGGGGCCCGGCGAAGCGTTGGGCCTGGTTGGCGAGTCCGGCTCCGGCAAGAGTTCTGTGGCGTTGGCAGCCCTGCGCTATCTGCCAAAACAAACGCAGGTGGAAGCCTCGGCACTGCAATTTCTGGGGCGCGACCTGCGAACGCTCCCGGCGGAGGAACTGCGCCGGTTGCGCGGCGATCGCATTGCAGCCGTCTATCAGCACCCCGGGTCAGCGCTCAATCCCAGCCTGACGATCGGCAGGCAGATCACCGAAACCATCGTGCGCCACCGCAGCGCCAGCCAGCAGGATGCCACCCTGCAGGCTGGCGACCTCTTGCGGCGCGTGCGTGTCGCCGACCCGGAGCGTGTGCTTCGGCTTTATCCGCACGAGCTGTCGGGCGGCATGCAGCAGCGGGCCAACATCGCCATTGCCATTGCGCTGGATCCTGCCCTGCTGATCCTGGATGAGCCGACCACCGCGCTCGACGCCAGCGTGCAGTCCGAGATCATCGCGATCCTGGACGATCTTCGCCGAAGCCACCAGACCAGCATCCTGTTGATCAGCCATGACATCGACCTGGTCAAACGCTGCTGCGAGCGCGTCGCGGTGATGCAGTCCGGGGTCGTCGTCGAAAGCGGCAACGCCAGCACGTTGTTCGACGAACCACGGCACTCCTATACGCAGATGCTGGTGCGCAGCATCCCGACATTGGCCTATACCAAGCGCGACGGGCGTCTTGCCGAAACGGGATCGCCTTCTCCGAACCAACCCGCCGAGGAGGCAGCGAATCCCTCGACGGTCGGGCACCAACGCGAGACCGTGCTCCGGTGCAAGGACATCCGGCAGTCCTTTGGTGGCCAGGCGGTTCTCCACGGGGTCGACCTCAGCATTGCGGCCGGCGAGACCTATGGCTTGATTGGCGAGTCCGGCTCCGGGAAGTCGACGCTTGCCAGGATCGTCACCGGCCTGCAGGCGCCCGCTGCGGGAACGGTCGAACTGTCGGGACAGGCGGCTGCCACTCGCGTGGAACGGCGCAGGCCAAGCCAGCGTCGCGACATTCAGATGGTTTTCCAGTCGCCGGACCGCACACTGAACCCGCGACAGCGGATCAGCACCATTCTTGGCCGCTCGTTGCGACGGCTGGCCGACCTGCCGCGATCGGCCAGGGCGCAGCGGATACCGCAACTGCTTCAGTCGGTGCGGCTTGCATCCTCATTCGCCGGGCGCAAGCCGGGCGCGCTTTCCGGCGGCCAGCGCCAGCGTGCGGCGATCGCCCGCGCTTTTTCGGGAACCCCGAAGCTGGTGGTCCTCGATGAGCCGACCTCGGCGCTCGACGTCTCGGTACAGGCCACCGTTCTCAATCTGCTCAACGACCTGCAACGCCGCGATGACACGGCCTATCTGTTCATCAGCCACGATCTCAGGGTCGTGCGCTATATGGCCGACAGGATCGGCGTGCTCTATCGTGGCCGTCTTGTCGAAGAAGGGTCATCCGGGCAGATCTTCACCGGTCCCAACCATCCCTATACGGAGATGCTGCTCGCAGCCGGCAATAGGAGGCCGGGTCTCGTCGAGCATGCTCCCCTGGCTTCGGAAATCGAGACCCGGCCAGGCCGGGGCTGTGCTTTCGCCGGCCGTTGTCCAGAGGCGCAACCCGCCTGCCTGGAAGCCGAGCCGCCGGGCAGGACGATCGCGGAAGGTCACACAATTCGTTGCTGGCAGCGGGGAAGCTGA
- a CDS encoding LLM class flavin-dependent oxidoreductase, with product MAHGHIILSAFFFNPQGDHRMSWRHPRAPGREILDFDYYRDLVQAAERAKIDTIFVADHVSIWDSVKSGVAHYANARLEPLTLLAALAGVTRHIGLITTASSSYSEPYNVARFFASLDHISKGRASWNVVTSAMEEEARNFGRDGNIDHALRYERAGEYLDIVKALWDSWEDEALLIDKETGYFADPAKVHAINHKGPHFRVRGPLNVSRPPQGHPLIVQAGSSEDGKNFATAHADAHFAIFSTREDGVRYRKDINERLARHGRHPESFKILPGILPIVAGSKDEALERQEYLQTLLPDQVGIDLLSSWSGLDLSAYPPDGPVPPLPDESTFNGGHTSLNRVRQWAKQNLTLREVARRLSNSGSVPTVAGTPVEIADQLEDWFVAGAADGFNLMFPLLPEDWHAFAEKVVPELQRRGLFRTEYEPGTLRDRLGLARPANRFAEQRDNTRAVS from the coding sequence ATGGCGCATGGTCACATCATCCTCAGCGCGTTCTTCTTCAACCCGCAGGGCGATCACCGGATGTCATGGCGGCATCCGCGCGCGCCGGGCCGCGAAATCCTCGACTTCGACTATTATCGTGATCTCGTGCAGGCGGCTGAACGCGCCAAGATCGACACGATCTTCGTCGCCGATCACGTGTCGATCTGGGATTCGGTCAAGAGCGGCGTCGCCCACTACGCCAATGCCCGGCTTGAACCGTTGACGCTTCTGGCGGCGCTGGCCGGCGTGACCAGGCACATCGGCCTGATCACCACGGCCTCGAGTTCCTACAGCGAGCCCTACAATGTGGCGCGCTTCTTTGCCTCGCTCGATCACATCTCCAAGGGTCGCGCTTCCTGGAACGTCGTGACATCCGCCATGGAAGAGGAAGCCAGGAACTTTGGACGGGACGGCAACATCGACCACGCGCTGCGCTACGAACGGGCCGGCGAATATCTCGATATCGTCAAGGCGCTGTGGGACAGCTGGGAAGACGAGGCGCTGCTGATCGACAAGGAGACCGGTTACTTCGCCGACCCGGCCAAGGTCCACGCCATCAATCACAAGGGACCACATTTCAGGGTACGTGGTCCGCTCAATGTGTCGCGACCGCCGCAGGGCCATCCGCTGATCGTGCAGGCCGGTTCCTCGGAGGACGGCAAGAATTTCGCAACAGCCCATGCCGACGCGCATTTCGCGATCTTCAGCACCAGGGAAGATGGTGTCCGCTACCGCAAGGACATCAACGAGCGCCTTGCCCGCCACGGCAGGCATCCGGAGAGCTTCAAGATCCTGCCAGGCATCCTGCCGATCGTCGCCGGCTCGAAGGACGAGGCGCTCGAGCGTCAGGAATACCTGCAGACCCTGCTTCCCGATCAGGTCGGCATCGACCTTCTGTCGAGCTGGAGCGGGCTCGATCTTTCGGCTTATCCCCCGGACGGCCCCGTGCCGCCGTTGCCGGATGAAAGCACGTTCAACGGCGGCCACACCTCGCTCAATCGCGTGCGGCAATGGGCCAAGCAGAACCTCACTCTGCGCGAAGTGGCACGCCGCCTCTCCAACAGCGGCTCAGTCCCGACAGTCGCCGGAACGCCGGTCGAGATCGCCGACCAGCTGGAAGACTGGTTCGTTGCCGGAGCCGCGGACGGCTTCAACCTGATGTTCCCGCTGCTGCCGGAAGACTGGCACGCCTTTGCCGAAAAAGTGGTGCCGGAACTGCAGCGCCGCGGCCTTTTCCGGACCGAATACGAGCCCGGCACGCTGCGCGACCGCCTCGGCCTTGCCCGACCGGCCAACCGCTTTGCCGAACAGCGCGACAATACACGCGCGGTGTCCTGA
- a CDS encoding DUF427 domain-containing protein has product MNAPVTNTKLQPREASTPRLVNVLSSPKRIRVRFDGQTIADSRDVLVLRSNHFLPIYFFPAEAALASVLKPSGHRDPHEIGGERQYWDLDSGDRRTANAAWTFVSPPDEELHPLAGRIAFVWNAVDQWLEEEEEVFVHARDPYARIDVLHSTSHVRVWFDGELIADSRRPVLLFETHLPTRYYIHPDDVRLDRLVASDSNTRCPYKGIASYWSGRLKDGSIARDIAWSYRDPIDEIPKIKGLIAFYPQAVDRIELDGETVS; this is encoded by the coding sequence ATGAACGCCCCCGTGACCAATACGAAGCTGCAGCCGCGCGAAGCCAGCACACCACGGCTCGTCAACGTCCTTTCCAGCCCGAAGCGCATTCGCGTGCGTTTCGACGGCCAGACCATTGCCGACAGTCGCGACGTGCTGGTGCTCCGCTCGAACCACTTCCTGCCGATCTACTTCTTCCCCGCTGAGGCGGCGCTGGCGTCCGTGCTCAAACCCTCCGGACATCGCGACCCGCACGAGATCGGCGGCGAACGCCAGTACTGGGACCTGGATAGCGGCGACCGGCGAACGGCAAACGCAGCCTGGACCTTCGTGTCACCGCCGGACGAGGAGTTGCATCCGCTTGCCGGCCGTATCGCCTTCGTCTGGAACGCTGTCGACCAATGGCTCGAAGAGGAGGAAGAGGTCTTCGTCCATGCGCGTGATCCCTATGCCCGCATCGATGTCCTGCACAGCACAAGCCATGTCCGGGTCTGGTTCGACGGCGAGCTGATCGCGGACAGCCGGCGCCCGGTGCTCTTGTTCGAGACCCATCTGCCGACCCGCTACTATATCCACCCCGACGATGTGCGGCTCGACCGCCTGGTTGCCTCGGACAGCAACACGCGCTGTCCCTACAAGGGCATCGCTTCCTACTGGTCCGGACGGCTGAAGGACGGCTCGATCGCCAGGGACATCGCCTGGAGCTACCGCGATCCGATCGACGAGATTCCGAAGATAAAGGGATTGATCGCCTTCTATCCGCAAGCCGTGGATCGCATCGAACTCGACGGCGAAACCGTCTCCTAG
- a CDS encoding ABC transporter substrate-binding protein, which produces MTKRSDIDALRGLSGDLWNVAVDEHAAGFLKRRDLLKYAMLIGLTGFATSQGLGFSSPARAATGKPGGTVRVGLDQPTAAIDPILVTDPASIALISQVGEYLLLDDPKDGLLPRLAVSWEADETAQRWTFKLRQGVKFNDGRAVSAKDVVASFERLVDPKSGSSALSAYKGILSKGGIRQVDEQTVAFELDAPNSNFPFYVSSDVVNAIILPADYNGDFEKTFIGTGPFKLESFRPKQGATFVRNPDYWGEQALPDKVEIKFFDDPQAQLLALQAGQLDVIPETTRSSLAIEGNSAFRIISVQASSHDEVHLRTDQAPFTDKRVRRALALTIDREAVVKGLLKGRAIVGNDTPFAPIFPSSDPSVPQRKQDLAEAKRLLAEAGFANGFDVTLTTERAYDIPDYAVLIQNFAKKAGINIKLNVLPQDAYYGSATFGSSPWLDSVLGITDFGHRGTPDIFLNATLKSSGTWNAAHFNNPTYDGLLLDYSKARDLQAQRLAAGKIQNLLLDETPLIISYFSQYSRITSAKIEGVRFTAISHLLLDRASFA; this is translated from the coding sequence ATGACCAAACGTTCTGATATCGATGCCTTGCGCGGCCTGTCCGGCGACCTCTGGAATGTCGCCGTCGACGAACATGCCGCCGGCTTCCTCAAACGCCGCGACCTGCTCAAATACGCGATGCTGATCGGCCTGACCGGATTTGCGACATCGCAGGGGCTCGGCTTTTCCAGCCCGGCGCGTGCTGCCACCGGCAAGCCTGGCGGCACGGTCCGGGTCGGCCTCGACCAGCCGACCGCCGCGATCGACCCTATCCTGGTGACCGACCCGGCGAGCATCGCGCTGATCAGCCAGGTTGGCGAATATCTGCTGCTCGACGATCCGAAGGACGGCCTGCTGCCGCGGCTCGCCGTTTCCTGGGAGGCCGACGAGACCGCCCAGCGCTGGACCTTCAAGCTCAGGCAAGGTGTCAAATTCAACGACGGCCGAGCGGTCAGCGCGAAGGATGTCGTTGCTTCCTTCGAACGGCTGGTCGACCCCAAGAGCGGCTCATCTGCGCTCTCCGCCTATAAAGGCATCCTTTCCAAGGGCGGCATCCGGCAGGTCGATGAGCAGACCGTTGCCTTCGAGCTCGATGCGCCGAACAGCAACTTTCCGTTCTATGTCTCGTCCGACGTCGTCAACGCCATCATCCTGCCGGCGGACTACAATGGCGACTTCGAAAAGACCTTCATCGGCACCGGTCCCTTCAAGCTGGAATCCTTCCGCCCCAAGCAGGGCGCGACATTCGTGCGCAATCCCGACTACTGGGGCGAGCAGGCTCTGCCCGACAAGGTGGAAATCAAGTTCTTCGACGACCCGCAGGCGCAATTGCTGGCGCTGCAAGCCGGCCAACTGGACGTGATCCCCGAGACCACCCGGTCCTCGCTGGCGATCGAAGGCAATTCCGCCTTCAGGATCATCAGCGTGCAGGCAAGCTCGCATGACGAGGTCCATCTGCGCACCGACCAGGCACCGTTCACCGACAAACGGGTTCGCCGGGCGCTGGCCTTGACGATCGATCGCGAAGCCGTGGTGAAGGGCCTGCTCAAAGGCAGGGCGATCGTCGGCAACGACACACCTTTCGCGCCGATCTTTCCATCCTCGGATCCATCGGTTCCGCAGCGCAAGCAGGATCTCGCCGAAGCGAAGCGCCTGCTTGCGGAAGCGGGCTTCGCCAACGGCTTCGACGTCACGCTGACCACCGAGCGCGCCTACGACATTCCCGACTATGCCGTGCTGATCCAGAATTTCGCAAAGAAGGCCGGCATCAACATCAAGCTGAATGTGCTGCCGCAGGACGCCTATTACGGATCGGCTACCTTCGGCAGCTCACCCTGGCTGGATTCCGTGCTCGGCATTACCGATTTCGGCCATCGCGGCACGCCCGACATTTTCCTCAACGCGACGCTCAAAAGCAGCGGCACCTGGAACGCCGCCCATTTCAACAACCCGACCTATGACGGGCTGCTGCTGGACTACAGCAAGGCCCGCGACCTCCAGGCGCAAAGGCTTGCCGCCGGCAAGATCCAGAACCTTTTGCTGGACGAGACGCCGCTGATCATCAGCTACTTCTCGCAATACAGCCGCATCACCAGCGCGAAGATCGAGGGTGTGCGCTTCACGGCGATCTCACATCTTCTGCTCGATCGTGCGTCCTTCGCATGA
- a CDS encoding ABC transporter permease: MTLSRTIASRIGSLLLTLWLVSVLVFFAGQVLPGDVGRVMLGPFADAEAVAALNRKLGTDQPVLVQYWNWFERAIHGDFGVSLSLRQPVAPLVLESLRNSAALAGVALALLIPLGIGAGIIAGLKAGSLTDRAIVLSGVSLGIVPDFVSGLLLLIVFGLWLNWFPISGVAPDGSGFWVSSYYLILPALPLVLNLLGYIARMTRSGVIEAVNADYTRSAVLKGLTRREIILRHVLRNALTPTIAVIATQSGFLLGGLIVIEALFGIQGLGNLVLTAAKARDFPTLEAGVLVIAAIFVLSATIGDLVQMLLDPRQRRRASA; the protein is encoded by the coding sequence ATGACACTCAGCCGAACCATCGCTTCGCGCATCGGTTCGCTGCTGTTGACGCTGTGGCTGGTCAGCGTGCTGGTCTTCTTTGCCGGGCAGGTCCTGCCCGGCGACGTCGGACGCGTCATGCTCGGGCCTTTCGCCGATGCCGAGGCGGTGGCCGCGCTCAACCGGAAGCTCGGCACCGACCAGCCGGTGCTCGTGCAATACTGGAACTGGTTCGAGCGGGCGATCCACGGTGACTTCGGCGTATCCTTGTCGCTGCGCCAGCCGGTCGCGCCCCTCGTTCTGGAAAGTCTCCGCAATTCGGCGGCGCTGGCTGGCGTCGCGCTCGCCCTGCTGATCCCATTGGGTATCGGCGCCGGTATCATTGCCGGCCTGAAAGCCGGAAGTCTCACCGATCGAGCGATCGTGCTTTCCGGCGTTTCGCTGGGGATCGTGCCGGACTTCGTTTCCGGTCTTCTGCTGCTGATCGTGTTCGGCCTGTGGTTGAACTGGTTTCCGATATCGGGCGTCGCTCCGGACGGTTCGGGCTTCTGGGTCAGCAGCTACTATCTGATCCTGCCGGCGCTGCCACTCGTGCTCAATCTTCTCGGCTATATTGCACGCATGACCCGCTCCGGCGTCATCGAAGCCGTCAATGCCGACTATACGCGTTCGGCGGTCCTGAAGGGGCTCACCCGGCGCGAGATCATCCTCCGGCACGTGCTGCGCAATGCGCTGACGCCGACGATCGCGGTGATTGCAACGCAGAGCGGCTTCCTGCTCGGCGGCCTCATCGTCATCGAGGCGCTGTTCGGCATCCAGGGTCTCGGCAACCTCGTTTTGACAGCGGCCAAGGCAAGGGATTTCCCGACCCTGGAAGCCGGTGTGCTGGTGATCGCCGCCATCTTCGTGCTGTCGGCCACCATCGGCGATCTGGTCCAGATGCTGCTCGACCCTCGACAACGGCGCAGGGCGTCAGCATGA
- a CDS encoding ABC transporter permease — MTDLAHAPTPDAAALKTSFRTRLGNGLPPPSMLVGGAILLFWIVCAMFGHLFVPFDPYAEDFLAMLAPPDATHWFGTDTLGRDIFSRIVVGSRDILLVAPLATLAGVAAGSFIGLVLGYFEGWVDAIGARLLDALMAFPFIVLVTMTLVALGPSNLTVVLVIGIAYAPLVARTVRTAVRQERERDYVSAARLAGESPIGIMLFEILPNVRETILVELITRLGYAFFSIATLSFLGLGIQPPSADWGLAIAEGYGFLTGGKWWIVVFNSGAIISLVMAANLIAQGMGAFEPDKT, encoded by the coding sequence ATGACCGATCTCGCCCACGCTCCCACCCCAGACGCGGCGGCGCTGAAGACGAGCTTCCGAACCAGGCTTGGCAACGGACTTCCGCCACCATCAATGCTGGTTGGTGGTGCCATTCTGCTGTTCTGGATCGTCTGCGCGATGTTTGGTCACCTGTTCGTGCCTTTTGATCCCTACGCCGAGGACTTCCTTGCCATGCTGGCGCCGCCGGACGCCACTCACTGGTTCGGAACCGATACGCTGGGCCGCGACATCTTCTCCCGCATCGTTGTCGGTTCGCGCGACATCCTGCTGGTCGCGCCGCTTGCCACCCTGGCCGGCGTCGCGGCCGGCAGCTTCATCGGCCTTGTGCTCGGCTATTTCGAAGGCTGGGTTGATGCCATCGGCGCCAGGCTGCTCGATGCGCTGATGGCGTTTCCCTTCATCGTGCTGGTCACCATGACGCTGGTTGCGCTCGGCCCTTCGAACCTGACGGTCGTCCTGGTGATCGGTATCGCTTACGCGCCGTTGGTGGCGCGCACGGTGCGGACGGCCGTGAGGCAGGAGCGCGAGCGCGACTATGTCAGCGCCGCACGGCTGGCGGGAGAAAGCCCGATCGGCATCATGCTGTTCGAAATCTTGCCTAATGTGCGCGAGACGATCCTGGTCGAACTGATCACAAGGCTCGGCTACGCCTTCTTCTCCATCGCCACGCTGAGTTTCCTCGGGCTCGGCATCCAGCCGCCATCGGCGGACTGGGGGCTGGCCATTGCAGAGGGATATGGCTTCCTCACCGGCGGCAAATGGTGGATCGTCGTCTTCAACTCCGGCGCGATCATCTCGCTGGTCATGGCCGCGAACCTGATCGCCCAGGGGATGGGTGCTTTCGAGCCCGACAAGACCTGA
- a CDS encoding LysR family transcriptional regulator has product MNPFTLQEVQCFDAVVREGGFQGAALVLNRSHAAVFAAVAKLEDNLQVALLDRSGYRVTLTDAGRSFLRQAQSLLSEVETLTLHARQLAMGEETHLRVVVGDTCPLNDGLELLSGFFTGRPNTRLDLHFETISGPWERLFEDEADLILHWVEKADARLEWIDLGTVSFVPVVAPGFLPFPLSGSVAPEQMRVLTQCIIRDTARTAQKANYYVVEGAPQCTVGDHLMKKEIILRGMAWGHLPRFMIGDELRDGRLLSIAGEHFPGVEIDLVAARRRDRPHGPVAARLWQHIQACAPDFGGDPRRTPV; this is encoded by the coding sequence ATGAATCCATTCACGCTCCAGGAAGTCCAATGCTTCGACGCCGTGGTCCGCGAAGGCGGATTCCAGGGAGCAGCCCTGGTGTTGAACCGCTCCCATGCCGCGGTGTTCGCTGCGGTTGCCAAGCTGGAGGACAATCTCCAGGTCGCTCTGCTCGATCGCAGTGGTTACAGGGTGACACTCACCGACGCCGGCCGCTCGTTTCTTCGCCAGGCACAGTCGCTGCTTTCCGAGGTGGAGACGCTGACGCTGCATGCACGGCAACTGGCGATGGGGGAAGAGACGCACCTGCGTGTCGTCGTTGGCGACACCTGTCCATTGAATGATGGCCTGGAACTGCTGAGTGGTTTTTTCACGGGCCGCCCGAACACGCGCCTGGATCTGCATTTCGAAACGATCAGTGGGCCGTGGGAGCGGCTTTTCGAAGACGAAGCGGATCTCATCCTGCACTGGGTCGAAAAGGCCGACGCCCGCCTTGAATGGATCGACCTTGGCACAGTGTCATTCGTGCCGGTGGTCGCTCCGGGCTTTCTGCCGTTTCCGCTCTCCGGTTCGGTTGCTCCTGAGCAGATGCGTGTGCTGACCCAATGCATCATCCGCGACACCGCCCGCACGGCTCAGAAGGCGAATTATTATGTCGTCGAGGGTGCGCCGCAATGCACGGTGGGTGATCATCTGATGAAGAAGGAGATCATCCTGCGCGGCATGGCCTGGGGACATCTGCCCCGCTTCATGATCGGGGACGAACTGCGAGACGGGCGTCTCCTGTCGATAGCCGGAGAGCATTTCCCTGGCGTGGAGATCGACCTTGTTGCGGCGCGCCGCCGCGACCGGCCGCATGGGCCTGTCGCCGCCCGCCTCTGGCAGCATATTCAGGCCTGCGCGCCGGATTTTGGCGGCGATCCGCGTCGGACGCCAGTCTGA